The following proteins are encoded in a genomic region of Thermococcus henrietii:
- a CDS encoding DUF7411 family protein, with amino-acid sequence MLKDVVKEIREFSMASGVHRKKILVLFSGGKDSSLVLYLLKKAGLDVSALTFFHRWSWRETLNWAMHFTKNLGVEHYLVDITDGLLREATGRKGPVCINCKKIMLWNAKWFALNNGFDVLAKGDNANDKIIGALLDQCKTDIRLCEIPRMGVPFFRPLIKYPADVVERLAEKAGIKPYRMYEHARRRQWREGCPLQYIDREEIVTEELMDLAYRVNYEVSRIARRRRVRVSVRVPSFEIMAWNADGETLEEVKKVIEKFKR; translated from the coding sequence ATGCTCAAGGATGTTGTTAAGGAAATCCGGGAGTTCTCCATGGCGTCTGGCGTTCACCGCAAGAAGATTCTCGTCCTCTTCTCTGGGGGAAAGGACAGCTCGCTCGTTCTCTACCTGCTCAAGAAAGCGGGCCTCGACGTTTCCGCTTTGACGTTCTTCCACCGCTGGAGCTGGCGCGAGACCCTTAACTGGGCGATGCACTTCACGAAGAACCTCGGCGTTGAACATTATCTGGTTGACATCACGGACGGCCTTCTCCGTGAGGCTACCGGCAGGAAGGGCCCGGTCTGCATAAACTGCAAGAAGATCATGCTATGGAACGCCAAGTGGTTCGCCCTCAACAACGGCTTTGACGTCTTAGCAAAGGGCGACAACGCCAACGATAAGATAATCGGGGCCCTCCTCGACCAGTGTAAGACAGACATAAGGCTCTGCGAGATTCCAAGGATGGGTGTTCCCTTCTTCAGGCCCCTAATCAAGTACCCGGCAGACGTCGTCGAACGGCTCGCGGAGAAAGCTGGTATAAAGCCCTACCGCATGTACGAGCACGCGAGGAGGAGGCAGTGGCGCGAGGGCTGTCCGTTGCAGTACATAGACCGCGAGGAAATCGTCACGGAGGAGCTGATGGACCTGGCTTACAGGGTGAACTACGAGGTCAGCAGAATCGCGAGGAGGCGGAGGGTCAGGGTAAGCGTCCGCGTGCCGAGCTTCGAGATAATGGCCTGGAACGCCGACGGAGAGACACTCGAAGAAGTTAAAAAGGTTATCGAAAAGTTCAAACGGTGA
- a CDS encoding PIN domain-containing protein: MHGVIDTNVLIYDTFEDTEFHKKAEETLESLDRWYVPAIVVQEYVWFFKNNGFSAREALEALKGYTEDPRFKGLSEDPRLIESALDLVVREELSLSRFNDAVILLHALEKGSLVTFDVKLRNLAKRKGVVVLPEEL, translated from the coding sequence ATGCATGGGGTCATAGACACTAACGTCCTCATCTACGACACCTTCGAGGACACGGAGTTCCACAAAAAGGCTGAGGAAACCCTCGAATCCCTCGACAGGTGGTACGTTCCGGCGATAGTCGTGCAGGAGTACGTGTGGTTCTTCAAAAACAACGGTTTTTCAGCGAGAGAGGCCCTCGAAGCCCTGAAGGGGTACACAGAGGACCCGAGATTCAAGGGATTGAGTGAAGACCCCAGACTAATCGAAAGCGCCCTGGACTTAGTGGTGAGGGAAGAGCTCTCGCTCTCACGTTTCAACGATGCGGTAATTCTCCTCCACGCCCTGGAGAAGGGAAGCCTCGTTACCTTCGACGTCAAGCTGAGAAACTTGGCAAAAAGAAAAGGGGTTGTTGTTCTCCCAGAGGAGCTTTAA
- a CDS encoding AbrB/MazE/SpoVT family DNA-binding domain-containing protein, with translation MSITKVTRNYQITIPAEIRKALGIREGELLEVSIEGDRIVLRRLRRERKRLKLGKNVTLGEIEKSIEEGMRECMGS, from the coding sequence ATGAGCATCACGAAAGTAACCCGGAACTACCAGATAACGATTCCGGCCGAGATTAGGAAAGCCCTCGGCATAAGGGAGGGTGAACTTCTCGAAGTCAGCATCGAGGGAGACAGGATAGTCCTTCGGAGGCTCAGAAGGGAAAGAAAGCGCCTGAAACTCGGCAAGAACGTGACGCTCGGGGAGATAGAGAAGTCCATCGAGGAGGGCATGAGGGAATGCATGGGGTCATAG
- a CDS encoding DUF4870 domain-containing protein, with protein sequence MGEEIRKTSLGMDENVEGLLAYLLWWLTGIILLLLEKESYFVRFHAMQSTVMFLFFTVAIKVFEFIPIIGGLIAYLLSLIAIIAWIVGMVKAYQGELYKFPVFGDLAEQWVEKVNI encoded by the coding sequence ATGGGTGAGGAGATTAGAAAAACGTCCCTCGGGATGGATGAGAACGTGGAGGGACTGCTCGCGTATCTGCTATGGTGGTTAACTGGAATAATCCTGCTGTTGCTGGAGAAAGAGAGCTACTTCGTCCGCTTCCATGCGATGCAGTCAACTGTGATGTTCCTGTTCTTCACGGTGGCGATTAAAGTTTTCGAGTTCATACCTATCATTGGAGGACTCATTGCATACCTGCTATCACTCATTGCCATCATAGCCTGGATTGTGGGCATGGTTAAGGCTTACCAAGGCGAACTCTACAAGTTCCCGGTTTTCGGCGACCTCGCCGAGCAGTGGGTTGAGAAGGTCAACATCTAA
- a CDS encoding FeoA family protein — MIVPLLSLAPGERGVVVDLRGGPNFRSRLYAMGLAPGAIVRVLENYPRGPVIVEAGGTRLALGKGMASRVLVRKL; from the coding sequence ATGATTGTGCCCTTACTGTCACTCGCTCCTGGCGAGAGAGGGGTTGTGGTTGACCTGCGGGGAGGGCCTAACTTCAGGAGCAGGCTCTACGCGATGGGGCTGGCTCCAGGGGCGATTGTTAGGGTCCTCGAGAACTACCCAAGGGGGCCGGTTATAGTCGAGGCCGGCGGAACGAGGTTAGCGCTTGGAAAGGGTATGGCCTCAAGGGTGCTGGTGAGAAAACTCTGA
- a CDS encoding PP2C family protein-serine/threonine phosphatase: MRMDSKWLCYPHLCAASDVGARKNNEDGFTIGKLPYGHYIGIADGLGGHAAGEVASAIALETAREVVLSEYEDGMDGTMLRVLLRKSHELANSAVLEEAIGERAGMGTTLLTAVVRGREVFLANTGDSRAQLIRNGKVLAQTRDHNLLRELLDRGELTEEEAWGHPASSRLTHVIGASGRRFAVDFYRWEARPGDWLLLSTDGLHDYVKPKRILEILSENNEPREAVKALLNEALGVTHDNVTIILYRWF, translated from the coding sequence ATGAGAATGGACTCGAAGTGGCTCTGCTACCCTCACCTCTGCGCGGCGAGCGACGTTGGGGCGAGGAAGAACAACGAGGACGGGTTCACCATCGGGAAGCTCCCCTACGGTCACTACATCGGGATAGCAGATGGTCTCGGGGGACACGCGGCGGGAGAAGTGGCTTCGGCGATTGCCCTTGAGACGGCCCGGGAGGTCGTCCTGAGCGAGTACGAGGACGGAATGGACGGGACGATGCTACGGGTTCTCCTCAGGAAGTCCCACGAGCTCGCGAACTCCGCCGTTCTGGAGGAGGCCATTGGAGAGAGGGCCGGAATGGGAACGACGCTTCTCACCGCCGTTGTCAGGGGAAGGGAGGTTTTCCTCGCCAACACCGGCGACAGCAGGGCCCAGCTGATAAGGAATGGAAAAGTGCTGGCCCAGACGCGCGACCACAACCTCTTGAGGGAGCTCCTCGACAGGGGGGAACTGACCGAAGAGGAGGCATGGGGCCATCCAGCGTCCAGCAGGCTCACCCACGTCATCGGCGCCAGTGGGAGGCGCTTCGCCGTGGATTTCTACCGCTGGGAAGCCCGGCCCGGCGACTGGCTTCTCTTGAGCACCGACGGTCTTCACGACTACGTGAAACCTAAGAGAATCCTTGAAATTCTGAGCGAGAACAACGAACCCCGCGAGGCGGTTAAGGCACTGCTCAACGAGGCCCTCGGCGTCACCCACGACAACGTTACGATAATCCTCTACCGGTGGTTCTGA
- a CDS encoding mRNA surveillance protein pelota — protein sequence MQILEEKPKEGIVKVKAETLDDLWHLYHVIDPGDVVYAKTLRKQAQRTDSLRAEKVEVIPVYLGVKAEKINFHKFANQVRVTGPIVYASREDVPLGKYHTITIEEGTVVTIQKPRWKEHHIERLKEAIEASKRAKVMIVVIDEGEADIALVREYGVEMVASIRRNLGGKRYNTDRESEEKKFFHDLAKTMAELMGREKIEKAIVAGPGFVKEDFHKFLRENYPELAKKVVIEDTSVTGRTGIYEVIKRGTVDRVYHENRVAKEVQLVEKVLENIARNTGLATYGLREVEEAVNYGAVETLLVLDELLKGEHREKVEELMDAVRYSRGEAVIVSSEHEGGEKLKALGGLAALLRFRVK from the coding sequence GTGCAGATACTCGAAGAGAAGCCCAAGGAGGGCATAGTGAAGGTAAAGGCCGAAACGCTGGACGACCTTTGGCACCTCTACCACGTCATAGACCCCGGCGACGTCGTTTACGCGAAGACCCTTAGGAAGCAGGCCCAGAGGACGGACTCACTGAGGGCCGAGAAGGTCGAGGTCATTCCTGTCTATCTCGGCGTCAAAGCTGAGAAGATAAACTTTCACAAGTTCGCAAACCAGGTCCGCGTTACCGGGCCGATAGTCTACGCGAGCAGAGAAGATGTTCCCCTCGGCAAGTACCACACGATAACGATTGAAGAAGGAACGGTCGTAACAATCCAGAAGCCCCGCTGGAAGGAGCACCACATAGAGCGCCTTAAGGAGGCGATAGAGGCCTCGAAGAGGGCCAAGGTCATGATTGTGGTGATAGACGAGGGCGAGGCTGACATAGCGCTAGTCCGCGAGTACGGCGTCGAGATGGTCGCTAGCATAAGGCGGAACCTCGGCGGGAAGCGCTACAACACAGATAGAGAAAGCGAGGAAAAGAAGTTCTTCCACGACTTGGCCAAGACGATGGCCGAGCTCATGGGGAGGGAGAAAATCGAGAAGGCGATTGTAGCTGGCCCGGGCTTCGTCAAGGAGGACTTCCACAAGTTCCTGCGTGAAAACTACCCCGAGCTGGCGAAGAAGGTCGTCATCGAAGACACCAGCGTAACCGGAAGGACGGGCATCTACGAGGTCATCAAGCGCGGAACCGTTGACAGGGTCTACCATGAGAACAGGGTTGCCAAGGAAGTCCAGCTCGTTGAGAAGGTCCTTGAGAACATCGCGAGGAACACCGGGTTGGCCACCTACGGCCTCAGGGAAGTGGAGGAAGCGGTGAACTACGGGGCCGTTGAGACGCTTTTGGTCCTCGACGAGCTTTTGAAGGGCGAGCACAGGGAGAAGGTCGAGGAACTCATGGACGCCGTGAGGTATTCAAGGGGTGAAGCTGTCATCGTCAGCTCTGAGCACGAAGGCGGTGAAAAGCTGAAGGCCCTTGGTGGCCTCGCGGCCCTGCTGAGGTTCAGGGTGAAGTGA
- a CDS encoding phosphorylating glyceraldehyde-3-phosphate dehydrogenase codes for MARVKVGINGYGTIGKRVAYAVTKQDDMKLIGVTKTKPDFEAYRARELGIPVYSASEEFLPRFEKAGFEVAGTLEDLLNEVDVIVDATPGGMGAKNKALYEKAGVKAVFQGGEKANVAEVSFVAQANYEKALGKDYVRVVSCNTTGLTRTLSAIQEYIDYVYAVMIRRAADPNDTKRGPINAITPSVTVPSHHGPDVQTVIPINIETSAFVVPTTLMHVHSVMVELKKPVEAKDVVDIFENTTRVLLFEKEKGFDSTAQLIEFARDLHREWNNLYEIAVWKESISVRRNRLFYIQAVHQESDVVPENIDAIRAMFELAEKWGSIRKTNESLGILK; via the coding sequence ATGGCCAGGGTTAAGGTCGGAATCAACGGCTACGGCACGATAGGAAAGCGTGTCGCTTACGCCGTCACGAAGCAGGACGATATGAAGCTCATCGGCGTAACCAAGACCAAGCCGGACTTTGAAGCCTACCGCGCGAGGGAACTGGGAATCCCCGTCTATTCTGCCAGCGAGGAGTTCCTTCCGCGCTTTGAAAAGGCGGGCTTCGAGGTCGCCGGAACGCTGGAGGACCTTCTCAACGAGGTTGACGTAATCGTTGACGCCACCCCCGGAGGAATGGGAGCGAAGAACAAGGCCCTCTACGAGAAGGCCGGCGTTAAAGCCGTCTTCCAGGGCGGTGAGAAGGCGAACGTTGCCGAGGTTTCGTTCGTGGCCCAGGCCAACTACGAGAAGGCCCTCGGCAAGGACTACGTCCGCGTCGTCTCCTGCAACACGACGGGTCTAACCAGGACGCTGAGCGCGATTCAGGAATACATCGACTACGTTTACGCGGTCATGATTAGAAGGGCGGCCGACCCCAACGACACGAAGCGCGGTCCCATAAACGCCATTACGCCGAGCGTTACCGTTCCTTCCCACCACGGTCCGGACGTCCAGACGGTTATACCGATTAACATCGAGACGAGTGCCTTCGTCGTTCCGACGACACTCATGCACGTTCACAGCGTAATGGTCGAGCTGAAGAAGCCGGTCGAGGCGAAGGACGTCGTGGATATCTTCGAGAACACCACGCGCGTTCTGCTCTTCGAGAAGGAGAAGGGTTTCGACAGCACCGCCCAGCTCATAGAGTTCGCCCGCGACCTGCACCGCGAGTGGAACAACCTCTACGAGATTGCCGTCTGGAAGGAGAGCATCAGCGTGAGAAGAAACAGGCTGTTCTACATTCAGGCCGTCCACCAGGAGAGCGACGTGGTGCCCGAGAACATCGACGCGATAAGGGCAATGTTCGAGCTGGCGGAGAAGTGGGGGAGCATAAGGAAGACGAACGAGAGCCTGGGAATTTTGAAGTGA
- a CDS encoding AIR synthase family protein has protein sequence MLPPGKLRNDVLREVIFQNLGIEDAKVIHGPKEGFDSAVLEYDDENYLVIATDPTLGVPAETFGFFTYHFASSDVAVFGARPRWLVVDFLLPPGTTKGFLRKAMEDLNRECERYKTAVIGGHTGVYPSISEPTATTTAMGLVRKEELKLPLARPGDRIIVTNKVALEFAVSSAYFQAEELRKVLTPWQIAELRSLYRLETVLPDALIAKSFVRGMHDATEGGLTALHEIADNSGVGFRIYAERLQLNPLVKRVLDFYKLEPWGVSSSGTLITITPPENSGSLITELNKNGIKAFELGEFTEEKERVLIADSEERPFPEFEGDPYAELYGKR, from the coding sequence ATGCTCCCGCCCGGAAAGCTCCGAAACGACGTCCTGCGGGAGGTAATCTTCCAGAACCTAGGCATCGAGGACGCCAAGGTAATCCACGGGCCGAAAGAAGGCTTTGACTCGGCGGTTCTCGAGTACGACGACGAGAACTACCTCGTAATAGCCACTGACCCAACGCTCGGCGTTCCCGCTGAAACCTTCGGCTTCTTCACCTACCATTTTGCCTCAAGCGACGTTGCCGTCTTCGGGGCGAGGCCGAGGTGGCTCGTGGTTGATTTTCTCCTCCCGCCGGGGACAACGAAGGGGTTTCTCCGAAAAGCAATGGAGGACCTCAACCGGGAGTGCGAGCGGTATAAAACGGCGGTAATCGGCGGGCACACCGGAGTTTACCCCTCGATTTCCGAGCCAACCGCAACCACAACGGCGATGGGGCTCGTGAGGAAGGAGGAGCTCAAGCTTCCCCTCGCGAGGCCGGGAGATAGAATAATCGTTACGAACAAAGTCGCCCTTGAGTTCGCGGTTTCCTCCGCCTACTTCCAGGCTGAAGAGCTGAGGAAGGTCTTAACCCCCTGGCAAATCGCCGAACTCCGCTCGCTCTATCGGCTCGAGACTGTTCTTCCAGATGCTCTGATAGCGAAGTCCTTCGTCAGGGGAATGCACGACGCGACGGAAGGTGGTTTAACGGCGCTCCACGAGATTGCCGACAACTCTGGAGTTGGCTTCAGGATCTACGCCGAGAGACTTCAGCTTAACCCCCTCGTGAAGAGGGTTCTCGATTTCTATAAGCTGGAACCCTGGGGCGTCTCCTCAAGCGGAACGCTGATAACAATAACGCCTCCGGAGAACTCTGGTTCCCTGATTACGGAATTGAATAAGAATGGAATTAAGGCCTTCGAGCTTGGCGAGTTCACGGAGGAGAAAGAGAGGGTTCTCATAGCGGATAGCGAGGAAAGACCATTCCCGGAGTTCGAGGGCGACCCCTACGCGGAGCTCTATGGCAAACGATAA
- a CDS encoding molybdopterin-binding protein: protein MFAEVLTVGDELLTGNTVDSNSAFIAKKLTERGYWVRRKTTVGDDVEEIKTVLREILGRKPEVLVISGGLGPTHDDVTMLAVAEALSRKLVLCEECLERIKAFYRELYEKGLIDDPELNEARRKMAYLPEGAEPLENIEGAAPGAYIEHEGVKIFVLPGMPREMKAMLEKEVLPRLGKKKFVQRKLLAEITDESKLAPILNETLERFNVRIHSSPKGFGKYIGIILFGESEEEIERAKAFMESKGIRFEEGW from the coding sequence ATGTTCGCGGAGGTACTGACGGTAGGCGACGAGCTTTTGACTGGCAACACCGTTGACAGCAACTCCGCATTCATAGCGAAGAAGCTCACCGAGAGGGGCTACTGGGTGAGGAGGAAGACGACTGTAGGGGATGACGTGGAGGAGATAAAGACCGTCCTCAGAGAGATCCTCGGGAGAAAACCCGAGGTTCTCGTGATTTCGGGCGGTCTCGGGCCGACCCACGACGACGTTACGATGCTGGCGGTTGCGGAGGCCCTCAGCAGGAAGCTCGTCCTCTGCGAGGAGTGCCTTGAGAGGATTAAGGCATTCTACCGCGAGCTTTACGAGAAGGGCCTCATAGACGACCCCGAGTTAAACGAGGCGAGAAGAAAGATGGCCTACCTGCCGGAGGGCGCGGAACCGCTGGAGAACATCGAAGGTGCCGCTCCGGGGGCCTACATCGAGCACGAGGGTGTTAAGATATTCGTCCTCCCCGGAATGCCGCGCGAGATGAAGGCGATGCTCGAGAAGGAAGTCCTCCCGAGGCTCGGGAAGAAGAAGTTCGTCCAGAGGAAGCTTTTGGCGGAGATAACGGACGAGAGCAAGCTCGCGCCGATACTCAACGAGACGCTGGAGCGCTTTAACGTTAGAATCCACTCCTCGCCGAAGGGCTTCGGGAAGTACATCGGGATAATCCTCTTCGGTGAAAGCGAGGAGGAGATAGAGCGCGCGAAGGCCTTCATGGAGTCGAAGGGAATCCGCTTCGAGGAGGGCTGGTAA